Proteins from a genomic interval of Ralstonia wenshanensis:
- the htpG gene encoding molecular chaperone HtpG, whose product MSAPHEKMAFQAEVKQLLHLMIHSLYSNKEIFLRELVSNASDAVDKLRFEGIANPSLLEGGGELGIRIGFDAAARTITIADNGIGMSRDEAIRNLGTIARSGTREFFSQLSGDQQKDAALIGQFGVGFYSAFIVADRVTVESRRAGVGADEGVRWESTGDGEFTVDTIARADRGTTITLHLREGEDDFLSAWRIKSVVQKYSDHISLPIQMRKEAWDEEKKAMVAQDEWETINQGSALWARPRADVTDDQYIAFYQHIAHENGKPLAWTHNRVEGRSEYTQLLYIPTNAPFDLWDRERRSGLKLYVKRVFIMDDAEQLLPGYQRFVKGVIDSADLPLNVSREILQESRDVKAIREGSTKRVLGMLESMAESDDAAEKEKYATFWQNFGQVLKEGIGEDHANKDRIAKLLRFASTHNEDSAQTVSLADYIGRMKEGQDKIYYVTAENWTAAKSSPHLEIFRKKGVEVLLLTDRVDEWMLSFLHEFEEKELVSVARGDLDLGALEDEAEKAEHAKVEGEFKPLVERAKAVLGDKAKDVRITHRLTDSPSCLVADEGDISGTLARLLKQAGQQAPDSKPVLELNPTHPLVRKLALLETVTGNEADRAAFEDRIHVLFDQALLAEGGALTDPAAYVQRVNRLLA is encoded by the coding sequence ATGAGCGCACCGCACGAGAAGATGGCTTTCCAGGCAGAAGTGAAGCAGCTTCTGCATCTGATGATCCACTCGCTGTACAGCAACAAGGAAATCTTCCTGCGGGAGCTGGTTTCCAATGCGTCGGATGCGGTGGACAAGCTGCGCTTTGAGGGCATCGCCAATCCGTCGCTGCTGGAGGGCGGCGGCGAGCTTGGCATCCGCATCGGCTTCGATGCCGCCGCGCGCACCATCACCATTGCCGACAACGGTATCGGCATGAGCCGCGATGAAGCCATCCGCAACCTCGGCACCATCGCCCGCTCGGGCACGCGCGAGTTCTTCAGCCAACTGTCAGGCGACCAGCAGAAGGATGCCGCGCTGATCGGCCAGTTTGGCGTGGGCTTCTACTCGGCGTTTATCGTGGCCGACCGCGTGACGGTGGAATCGCGCCGCGCCGGCGTGGGCGCCGATGAAGGCGTGCGCTGGGAAAGCACGGGCGACGGCGAATTCACGGTCGACACCATCGCACGCGCCGACCGCGGCACCACCATCACGCTGCACCTGCGTGAGGGTGAGGACGATTTCCTCTCCGCCTGGCGCATCAAGTCGGTCGTGCAGAAGTACTCGGACCATATCTCCCTGCCGATCCAGATGCGCAAGGAAGCGTGGGACGAAGAGAAGAAAGCGATGGTCGCCCAGGACGAGTGGGAAACCATCAATCAGGGCAGCGCGCTGTGGGCCCGCCCGCGCGCAGACGTGACGGACGATCAGTACATCGCGTTCTACCAGCACATCGCCCACGAAAATGGCAAGCCGCTCGCCTGGACGCACAACCGCGTGGAGGGCCGCAGCGAATACACGCAGCTGCTGTACATTCCGACCAACGCGCCGTTCGACCTGTGGGACCGCGAGCGCCGCAGCGGCCTGAAGCTTTACGTCAAGCGCGTCTTCATCATGGACGACGCCGAGCAACTGCTGCCCGGCTACCAGCGCTTCGTGAAGGGCGTGATCGATTCGGCTGACTTGCCGCTGAATGTCTCGCGCGAAATCCTGCAGGAAAGCCGCGACGTGAAGGCCATCCGCGAGGGCTCGACCAAGCGCGTGCTGGGCATGCTCGAATCGATGGCCGAGTCGGATGATGCGGCCGAGAAGGAAAAGTACGCCACGTTCTGGCAGAACTTCGGCCAGGTGCTCAAGGAAGGCATCGGCGAAGACCACGCCAACAAGGATCGCATTGCCAAGCTCCTGCGCTTTGCTTCCACACACAACGAAGACAGCGCCCAGACCGTCTCGCTGGCGGATTACATCGGCCGCATGAAGGAAGGCCAGGACAAGATCTACTACGTGACCGCGGAAAACTGGACGGCCGCCAAGTCGAGCCCGCATCTGGAAATCTTCCGCAAGAAGGGCGTGGAAGTGCTGCTGCTGACCGACCGCGTGGACGAGTGGATGCTGTCGTTCCTGCACGAGTTCGAAGAGAAGGAACTGGTGTCGGTGGCGCGCGGCGATCTCGACCTGGGCGCCTTGGAAGACGAGGCCGAGAAGGCCGAGCACGCCAAGGTGGAAGGCGAATTCAAGCCGCTGGTCGAGCGCGCCAAGGCGGTGCTGGGCGACAAGGCCAAGGACGTGCGGATCACGCATCGCCTGACCGATTCTCCGTCGTGCCTGGTAGCCGATGAAGGCGACATCAGCGGTACGCTGGCGCGTCTGCTCAAGCAGGCCGGCCAACAAGCGCCCGACAGCAAGCCCGTGCTGGAGCTGAACCCGACGCACCCGCTCGTGCGCAAGCTCGCGCTGCTGGAAACCGTGACCGGCAACGAAGCCGACCGCGCGGCGTTCGAGGATCGCATTCACGTGTTGTTCGATCAGGCACTGCTGGCTGAAGGTGGCGCGCTGACCGACCCGGCGGCTTACGTGCAACGCGTGAACCGTCTGCTGGCCTGA
- a CDS encoding DNA-deoxyinosine glycosylase, with protein MTLKRCFPPVVDAHTRVLILGSLPGEASLAQSQYYAYKHNQFWRLAGEVIGEDLPGMEYTARLQALLAHRIGLWDVVAEAKREGSLDSKIRDHAGNDLAGLIASLPELKVIAFNGGTAARIGMKALGEIGDRHTILKLPSSSPAYAAVPYAQKLSAWRALREWLS; from the coding sequence GTGACGCTCAAGCGGTGCTTTCCGCCTGTGGTCGACGCGCACACGCGCGTGCTGATCCTCGGCAGCCTCCCCGGCGAAGCATCGCTTGCGCAATCACAGTACTACGCTTACAAGCACAACCAGTTCTGGCGCCTCGCCGGTGAGGTGATCGGCGAGGACTTGCCAGGCATGGAATACACCGCGCGCCTGCAAGCGCTGCTCGCGCATCGCATCGGCCTCTGGGATGTGGTGGCCGAAGCCAAGCGCGAGGGCAGCCTCGACAGCAAGATCCGCGACCATGCCGGCAACGACCTTGCCGGTCTGATTGCTTCATTACCCGAGCTGAAAGTGATCGCCTTCAACGGCGGTACCGCCGCGCGCATCGGCATGAAGGCGTTGGGCGAGATCGGCGACCGGCACACCATCCTCAAGCTCCCTTCCAGCAGCCCGGCTTATGCGGCTGTGCCGTACGCCCAAAAGTTGTCCGCGTGGCGTGCGTTGCGTGAGTGGCTGTCGTAG
- a CDS encoding type IV pili methyl-accepting chemotaxis transducer N-terminal domain-containing protein, whose translation MKPYLQFIRLLVCSALLSGLVGNACAQPLTINAAINKAGRQRMLSQRMAKAYCQIGLGVEVERSKKILEQSVALFDRQLTELKAFAPTPEIKDTYAKLEQTWLVYRQLLTGSEPNINNAKKIAQASDDVLKLAQQGTALLEKQSGTPTGKLINVAGRQRMLSQRIAKLSMFRAWDITSAQMTQDLDSAMKEFTAAQAFLTSAPQNSAAISSELQLASTQWLFFAEALKQTEGTRAEQLRNVATTSERILEVMDDVTGLYERLPR comes from the coding sequence TTGAAACCCTACCTGCAATTCATCCGCTTGCTTGTGTGCTCCGCCCTGCTGTCAGGCCTGGTCGGGAACGCGTGCGCGCAACCGCTGACGATCAACGCAGCCATCAACAAGGCGGGCCGCCAGCGCATGCTGTCGCAGCGCATGGCCAAGGCGTATTGCCAGATCGGCCTGGGCGTGGAGGTCGAACGATCGAAGAAAATTCTCGAGCAGTCCGTCGCGCTCTTCGATCGGCAACTCACGGAATTGAAGGCATTCGCACCCACGCCCGAGATCAAGGACACCTACGCCAAACTTGAACAGACGTGGCTCGTCTACAGGCAGTTGCTGACAGGCAGCGAGCCCAACATCAATAACGCGAAGAAGATCGCCCAAGCCAGCGACGACGTGCTGAAGCTCGCGCAACAGGGCACAGCGCTGCTGGAGAAACAATCGGGCACGCCAACGGGCAAGCTGATCAACGTAGCCGGCCGTCAGCGGATGCTCTCGCAGCGCATTGCCAAGCTGAGCATGTTCCGCGCGTGGGACATTACCTCTGCGCAGATGACACAGGATCTCGATTCAGCAATGAAGGAATTTACGGCGGCTCAAGCATTCCTGACGTCTGCGCCGCAGAACTCCGCAGCGATCAGCAGTGAGTTGCAGCTGGCCAGCACGCAATGGCTGTTCTTTGCTGAAGCGCTCAAGCAGACAGAAGGCACGCGCGCAGAACAGTTGCGCAACGTTGCGACAACCAGCGAGCGCATTCTTGAGGTGATGGATGACGTAACGGGCCTGTACGAGCGGCTGCCCAGATAG
- a CDS encoding type IV pili methyl-accepting chemotaxis transducer N-terminal domain-containing protein produces the protein MNASTTPAPAADVSVETIGELINLSGRQRMLSQRIVLQMVLAAQGHAAALDIARSCLATFASAHTDLVEGNARLPGAFSEALRQLYFGKLRGDARVREFIVLVKSAIDTLSTSTAQRNPSLDALVAQATPMLELLQTITQAYQEEMHLCEVALRKRQAEIAAHLGRISMQANIVAMNARVSAARAGPYGREFSVITTVLADIIQEMDQLIRNVVGTDDASQPGAGARRPSTPASRTFGHMSLR, from the coding sequence ATGAACGCTTCCACCACCCCGGCCCCCGCGGCCGATGTGTCCGTCGAGACCATTGGCGAGCTGATCAACCTGTCCGGACGGCAACGCATGCTGTCGCAGCGGATCGTGCTGCAAATGGTGTTGGCCGCGCAGGGCCACGCCGCTGCGCTCGACATCGCGCGGTCATGCCTGGCGACATTCGCGTCGGCACACACCGATCTTGTCGAGGGCAATGCGCGCCTGCCCGGGGCATTCTCGGAAGCGCTGCGTCAGCTGTACTTCGGCAAGCTGCGTGGTGACGCGCGCGTCCGCGAGTTCATCGTTCTGGTCAAAAGCGCTATCGACACCTTGTCGACCAGCACGGCCCAACGCAACCCGTCTCTTGATGCGCTCGTGGCGCAAGCCACGCCCATGCTGGAACTGCTGCAGACCATCACGCAGGCCTATCAAGAAGAGATGCACCTGTGCGAAGTCGCACTGCGCAAACGCCAGGCAGAAATCGCCGCGCACCTCGGACGCATCTCGATGCAGGCCAACATCGTCGCCATGAACGCGCGCGTCTCGGCGGCGCGTGCGGGGCCGTACGGGCGTGAATTCTCCGTCATTACGACGGTGCTCGCAGACATCATCCAGGAGATGGACCAGTTGATCCGCAATGTCGTCGGAACCGACGATGCCTCGCAGCCCGGTGCCGGCGCACGCCGGCCATCGACCCCGGCATCGCGCACGTTCGGGCACATGTCGCTGCGTTGA
- a CDS encoding DUF1993 domain-containing protein codes for MTTPSMYEFLVPTVNRMLGNLSALLDKAAAYAEAKKFDPANLMSARLAPDMHPFTRQVQIACDQAKGGAARLSGNEVPSYPDVETTIPELKARIAKTLEFVNSIDPAAFAGSEDRQITLKSPTRELQFTGIDYLRGFVLPNLYFHITTAYALLRHNGVEIGKLDFLGRP; via the coding sequence ATGACCACACCTTCGATGTACGAGTTTCTGGTCCCGACCGTGAACCGCATGCTGGGTAACCTGTCGGCCCTGCTCGACAAGGCGGCTGCGTACGCAGAAGCGAAGAAGTTCGACCCAGCCAACCTGATGAGCGCGCGTCTGGCGCCGGACATGCATCCGTTCACGCGGCAGGTGCAGATTGCCTGTGACCAGGCCAAGGGCGGTGCGGCCCGACTGTCGGGCAATGAGGTGCCGTCGTACCCGGATGTGGAGACGACCATTCCAGAGCTGAAGGCGCGCATTGCCAAGACCCTGGAGTTCGTCAACAGCATCGACCCTGCGGCATTTGCCGGCAGCGAAGATCGCCAGATCACGCTCAAGAGCCCGACGCGCGAGCTGCAGTTCACGGGCATCGATTACCTGCGCGGCTTCGTGCTGCCGAACCTGTATTTCCACATCACCACCGCTTATGCGCTGCTACGCCATAACGGCGTGGAGATCGGCAAGCTGGATTTCCTCGGTCGCCCCTAA
- a CDS encoding tetratricopeptide repeat protein has protein sequence MPFLGIGFHVIVALFFAVHVVRNNQNMYWLFILFAFPLLGSVVYFFAIYLPEMRHSRGARVAGRAVTQLIDPNRAVREARNDFDRAPTVQHRLRLGEALLEAGNAKEAREHFEQAAKGPFAGDPAVLLGLARAQFATGDAALAKGTLDTLFEAHRVTRQQPDPTLLYARALAATNAPSTRQAFEQALTCANDAAARCLFGEWLLAQNNDADKQRAQALFEEILRDAKHWTRYAKDHNREWLQRAAAAQSSSR, from the coding sequence ATGCCGTTTCTCGGAATCGGGTTTCACGTCATCGTTGCGCTGTTTTTTGCGGTGCACGTGGTGCGCAACAACCAGAACATGTACTGGTTGTTCATCCTCTTTGCGTTTCCATTGCTGGGCAGCGTGGTGTACTTCTTCGCCATCTATCTGCCCGAGATGCGCCACTCACGCGGTGCGCGCGTCGCCGGCCGCGCGGTGACGCAACTGATCGATCCGAACCGCGCCGTGCGCGAGGCGCGCAATGATTTCGATCGCGCCCCGACCGTGCAACACCGCCTGCGCTTGGGCGAAGCCCTGCTGGAGGCCGGCAATGCCAAAGAGGCGCGCGAGCATTTCGAGCAGGCGGCTAAGGGGCCGTTTGCCGGCGACCCGGCCGTGCTGCTGGGCTTGGCCCGTGCGCAGTTCGCCACGGGCGATGCGGCACTTGCCAAGGGCACGCTCGACACACTGTTCGAAGCGCATCGGGTGACGCGCCAGCAGCCTGATCCGACATTGCTGTACGCACGCGCATTGGCCGCGACGAACGCACCGAGCACGCGGCAGGCATTCGAGCAAGCCCTGACCTGCGCGAACGACGCAGCTGCCCGTTGCCTCTTCGGCGAATGGCTGCTCGCGCAGAACAACGATGCCGACAAGCAGCGCGCCCAGGCCTTGTTTGAAGAGATCCTGCGCGACGCCAAGCATTGGACGCGCTATGCCAAAGACCACAATCGCGAGTGGCTGCAGCGCGCAGCTGCCGCTCAGTCTTCTTCCCGTTGA
- a CDS encoding spermidine synthase: protein MTLLKRKSIEAVASRRPARAKREDHLDHDDEPKRMAPRFAPVTFSELAGVRYLHFGTEWVQGAMRLSKPDAIELEYAQQMMAWLLFLDPAARPDFHVVQLGLGAAALTKFCHRQLAPAQVTAVELNPSVIVAARSMFGMPFDDARLSVLEQDAYDWVMDASHHGAVDALQIDLYDATARGPVLDTPAFYKACRQVLRSPGVMTINLFGDHTSFPRNIERICDAFDNRVLVFPEVHDGNVIALAFNGPPLHVSWEAVQARAAALQASLKLPTKGWAEGLRSANAGQEDALSI from the coding sequence ATGACGCTGTTGAAACGTAAATCCATCGAGGCCGTCGCCTCGCGCCGCCCGGCCCGCGCCAAGCGCGAAGACCACCTGGACCACGATGACGAACCGAAGCGCATGGCCCCGCGCTTTGCGCCCGTCACGTTCTCTGAGCTGGCCGGCGTGCGCTATCTGCACTTTGGTACCGAATGGGTGCAGGGCGCCATGCGCTTGTCCAAGCCCGATGCCATCGAACTGGAATACGCGCAGCAGATGATGGCGTGGCTGCTGTTTCTCGATCCGGCCGCGCGGCCGGATTTCCACGTCGTGCAACTCGGTCTCGGTGCTGCTGCGCTGACCAAGTTCTGCCACCGCCAACTTGCGCCCGCGCAGGTCACGGCGGTGGAGTTGAACCCGTCCGTGATCGTCGCCGCGCGCAGCATGTTCGGCATGCCGTTTGACGACGCGCGCCTGAGCGTGCTCGAGCAGGATGCCTACGACTGGGTGATGGACGCCAGCCACCACGGCGCCGTCGATGCACTGCAGATCGACCTGTATGACGCCACCGCGCGCGGCCCCGTGCTCGATACGCCGGCCTTCTACAAGGCTTGCCGCCAGGTGCTGCGCTCGCCGGGCGTGATGACGATCAATCTGTTTGGCGACCACACGAGCTTCCCGCGCAATATCGAGCGCATTTGCGACGCGTTCGACAACCGCGTGCTGGTCTTCCCGGAAGTGCACGACGGCAACGTGATTGCGCTGGCGTTCAATGGCCCGCCGCTGCACGTGAGTTGGGAAGCCGTGCAGGCGCGTGCCGCCGCGCTGCAGGCCTCGCTCAAGCTGCCAACCAAAGGCTGGGCAGAAGGACTGCGCAGTGCCAATGCCGGCCAGGAAGACGCGCTGTCCATCTGA
- a CDS encoding nuclear transport factor 2 family protein: protein MTATQLAANDTLADTLVDRYIAAWNATEAAQRRALVAQTWTEGATYVDPLMQGTGHDGIDALIAGVQAKFPGFRFARDGGVDVVQDTIRFRWTLGPEGQALVKGTDFVRIEDARMHAVIGFIDQMPGMGDAA, encoded by the coding sequence ATGACTGCCACCCAACTCGCCGCCAACGACACGCTCGCCGATACGCTGGTCGACCGTTATATTGCCGCGTGGAACGCGACGGAAGCTGCTCAACGCCGCGCGCTCGTCGCGCAGACCTGGACAGAAGGCGCCACGTATGTCGATCCGCTCATGCAAGGCACCGGACATGATGGCATCGATGCCCTCATTGCCGGCGTGCAGGCCAAGTTCCCCGGTTTCCGCTTTGCGCGCGACGGCGGCGTGGATGTTGTGCAGGACACGATCCGCTTCCGCTGGACGCTCGGCCCCGAGGGCCAGGCGCTGGTCAAGGGCACCGACTTTGTGCGCATTGAAGATGCCCGCATGCACGCGGTGATCGGCTTCATCGACCAGATGCCCGGCATGGGCGACGCCGCCTGA
- a CDS encoding vWA domain-containing protein, which translates to MLIDFFFTLRHAKLPVSVKEYLTLLEGLKQQVIAPSLDEFYFLARMTLVKDEKHFDKFDQAFGAYFKGVEGAVDWRADIPLDWLTKKLERELSPEEKAKIEAMGGLDKLMERLKELLNEQHERHEGGSKWIGTGGTSPFGHGGYNPEGIRIGGPSKGNRTAVKVWEARAYKDYDDTVELGTRNIKVALRRLRKFARDGADIELDLDDTIHSTAANAGLLDIKMRPERHNNVKVLMLMDVGGSMDDHIKRVEELFSAAKTEFKHLEYYYFHNCVYEWLWKNNRRRHAERFSTWDVIRKYPPDYKLIFVGDATMSPYEILQAGGSVEYNNAEAGATWLKRLIDQFPKFVWLNPEPEGLWEYRQSISVINQIVKTRMYPVTIAGLESAMRLLSK; encoded by the coding sequence ATGCTCATCGATTTCTTCTTTACGCTGCGGCACGCCAAGCTGCCGGTCTCGGTCAAGGAATACCTGACGCTGCTCGAAGGGCTCAAGCAGCAGGTCATCGCGCCGTCGCTCGACGAGTTCTACTTCCTGGCGCGCATGACGCTGGTGAAGGACGAGAAACACTTCGACAAGTTTGACCAGGCGTTCGGCGCCTACTTCAAGGGCGTGGAAGGCGCGGTGGATTGGCGCGCGGACATTCCGCTGGATTGGCTCACCAAGAAGCTGGAGCGCGAGCTGTCGCCCGAGGAAAAGGCCAAGATCGAAGCCATGGGCGGTCTCGACAAGCTCATGGAGCGCCTGAAGGAACTGCTGAACGAGCAGCACGAGCGGCATGAGGGTGGCAGCAAGTGGATCGGCACAGGCGGTACATCGCCGTTCGGGCACGGCGGCTACAACCCGGAGGGCATTCGCATCGGCGGGCCATCGAAGGGCAACCGCACCGCGGTCAAGGTGTGGGAAGCACGCGCGTACAAGGATTACGACGACACCGTCGAACTCGGCACGCGCAACATCAAGGTGGCGCTGCGCCGCCTGCGCAAGTTCGCGCGTGACGGGGCCGATATCGAGCTGGACCTGGACGACACGATCCACTCCACCGCCGCCAACGCCGGACTGCTCGACATCAAGATGCGCCCCGAGCGGCACAACAACGTCAAGGTGCTGATGCTGATGGACGTGGGCGGCTCGATGGACGACCACATCAAACGCGTGGAAGAACTCTTCTCCGCCGCCAAGACCGAGTTCAAGCACCTCGAGTATTACTACTTCCACAACTGCGTGTACGAATGGCTGTGGAAGAACAACCGGCGCCGCCATGCGGAGCGCTTCTCCACCTGGGATGTCATCCGCAAATACCCGCCCGACTACAAGCTGATCTTCGTGGGCGATGCGACCATGAGCCCGTACGAAATCCTGCAGGCAGGCGGCTCGGTCGAATACAACAACGCCGAAGCCGGCGCCACGTGGCTCAAGCGGCTGATCGACCAGTTTCCAAAGTTCGTCTGGCTGAACCCCGAGCCGGAGGGCCTGTGGGAGTACCGGCAGTCCATCTCAGTCATCAATCAGATCGTGAAGACGCGGATGTATCCGGTGACGATTGCCGGGTTGGAATCGGCGATGCGGTTGTTGTCCAAATAA
- a CDS encoding GNAT family N-acetyltransferase, whose product MPRLIEPVTLSGQHAWLEPLGPEHVDDVRAAAADGELWKLWYTSVPSPDKTGDWLAVALDMRERLGAMPFVVREMHDGQPGNVVGATRFFNVDEANRRLEIGHTWYAKSVQRTAVNTESKLLLLTHAFETLRCIAVEFRTHWMNHQSRAAIARLGAKQDGVLRNHQRMPDGSFRDTVVFSIIESEWLTVKRHLQYKLEQPRA is encoded by the coding sequence ATGCCGCGCCTGATCGAGCCCGTCACGCTGTCCGGCCAGCACGCCTGGCTGGAACCGCTCGGGCCAGAACATGTAGATGACGTGCGCGCCGCGGCCGCCGATGGCGAGCTGTGGAAGCTCTGGTACACGTCCGTGCCCTCGCCCGACAAGACTGGTGACTGGTTGGCCGTCGCACTGGACATGCGGGAGCGGCTGGGCGCCATGCCCTTCGTCGTTCGCGAGATGCACGATGGGCAGCCCGGCAATGTGGTTGGAGCAACGCGCTTTTTCAACGTGGACGAGGCCAACCGCCGGCTGGAAATTGGCCATACGTGGTACGCAAAATCCGTCCAGCGCACGGCCGTCAACACGGAAAGCAAGCTGTTGCTGCTCACGCACGCGTTCGAAACACTGCGCTGCATTGCGGTCGAATTCCGCACGCACTGGATGAACCATCAGAGCCGCGCGGCCATCGCTCGGCTCGGCGCCAAGCAGGACGGCGTGTTGCGCAATCACCAACGCATGCCGGATGGCAGCTTCCGCGACACGGTCGTGTTCTCAATTATCGAATCGGAATGGCTGACCGTGAAACGCCATCTGCAATACAAGCTCGAGCAACCGCGCGCCTGA
- a CDS encoding AAA family ATPase, translated as MNTTTSPAPSDQRSRFEGSDQYVATDDLKLAVNASMTLQRPLLIKGEPGTGKTMLAEEVAAALGMPLLQWHVKSTTKAQQGLYEYDAVSRLRDSQLGDKESSNRVHDIRNYIVKGVLWQAFEADKPVVLLIDEIDKADIEFPNDLLRELDRMEFYVYETRETIRAKHRPLVIITSNNEKELPDAFLRRCFFHYIKFPDAETMQAIVDVHYPGIKPALVKAALDAFYEMRNLPGLKKKPSTSELIDWLKLLLAEDIPPESLRSQDKNAAIPPLHGALLKNEQDVHLFERLVFMNRANR; from the coding sequence ATGAACACCACCACTTCGCCTGCCCCATCCGACCAGCGCTCGCGCTTCGAAGGTTCCGACCAGTACGTCGCCACCGACGATCTCAAGCTCGCCGTCAATGCGTCCATGACGCTCCAGCGCCCGCTGCTCATCAAGGGCGAGCCGGGCACCGGCAAGACCATGCTGGCCGAGGAAGTGGCCGCCGCACTAGGCATGCCGCTGCTGCAGTGGCACGTGAAATCGACCACCAAGGCGCAGCAGGGCCTGTACGAATACGACGCCGTCTCCCGCCTGCGCGACTCGCAACTGGGCGACAAGGAAAGTAGCAACCGGGTCCACGACATCCGCAACTACATCGTCAAGGGCGTGCTGTGGCAGGCCTTCGAGGCGGATAAGCCTGTCGTGCTGCTGATCGACGAGATCGACAAGGCCGACATCGAATTCCCGAACGACCTGCTGCGCGAGCTGGATCGCATGGAGTTCTACGTGTACGAAACGCGCGAAACCATCCGCGCCAAGCACCGCCCGCTGGTGATCATCACCTCGAACAACGAGAAGGAATTGCCCGACGCCTTTCTGCGCCGCTGCTTCTTTCACTACATCAAGTTTCCGGATGCGGAGACGATGCAGGCCATCGTCGACGTGCACTACCCGGGCATCAAGCCAGCGCTCGTGAAGGCCGCACTGGATGCGTTCTACGAGATGCGCAACCTGCCGGGGCTGAAAAAAAAGCCGTCGACATCTGAGCTGATCGACTGGCTCAAGCTGCTGCTGGCCGAAGACATTCCGCCGGAATCGCTGCGCAGTCAGGACAAGAACGCCGCGATTCCGCCGCTGCACGGCGCGTTGCTCAAGAACGAACAGGACGTGCACCTGTTCGAGCGCCTGGTGTTCATGAACCGCGCCAACCGCTGA
- a CDS encoding c-type cytochrome has product MKKILTMVAALGTLGALSAAANSAAAAEVQGNAAAAENKVAMCIGCHAIPDYKTSFPEVYRVPYLGGQNAKYIESALHAYQKGDRKHPTMRAIAGSLTDQDIANLAAYYSQQTAATQNNPQK; this is encoded by the coding sequence ATGAAAAAGATCCTCACCATGGTGGCCGCCTTGGGCACATTAGGCGCACTGTCCGCCGCAGCCAACAGCGCTGCCGCAGCCGAAGTTCAGGGCAACGCTGCCGCCGCCGAAAACAAGGTCGCCATGTGTATCGGCTGCCATGCCATCCCCGACTACAAGACGTCGTTCCCCGAGGTGTATCGCGTGCCCTATCTTGGCGGCCAGAACGCCAAGTACATCGAAAGCGCGCTGCATGCGTACCAGAAGGGTGACCGCAAGCACCCGACCATGCGCGCCATCGCCGGCTCCCTGACCGACCAGGACATCGCCAACCTCGCCGCGTATTACTCGCAGCAGACGGCCGCTACCCAGAACAACCCCCAGAAGTGA
- a CDS encoding c-type cytochrome, which translates to MKKISLAISFNLGALMLAAAVSAQAADIEKGKQLVEKGACVACHGAGLNAPISPDYPKLAGQHGDYIYHALLAYQTSNNPLVGRSNAIMAGQVNSNPATIGADGKPRPFTQAELKDIAAYIESLPGSLVLKK; encoded by the coding sequence ATGAAGAAGATCTCGCTCGCAATCTCGTTCAATCTGGGCGCGCTGATGCTGGCTGCGGCCGTGTCGGCACAGGCTGCCGATATTGAAAAGGGCAAGCAGCTGGTCGAGAAGGGCGCCTGCGTGGCTTGCCATGGTGCCGGCCTGAACGCGCCGATCTCACCGGACTATCCGAAGCTTGCCGGCCAGCACGGCGATTACATTTATCACGCGCTGCTGGCCTATCAGACCAGCAACAACCCGCTGGTGGGCCGCAGCAACGCCATCATGGCGGGCCAGGTCAACAGCAACCCTGCCACGATCGGTGCCGACGGCAAGCCGCGTCCGTTCACGCAGGCGGAGCTGAAGGATATTGCCGCGTACATCGAATCGCTGCCGGGCTCGCTGGTACTCAAGAAGTAA
- a CDS encoding DUF1841 family protein, translating into MFNPSRDEVRQFFCGAWRKHRQAEILTPLEAMALDWMLQHPEYQDTLEAGEEALARDYTPESGQSNPFLHLSMHLSISEQVSVDQPRGIRAAYEALAQRLDSPHEAQHQVMECLGQMLWTAQRTGLPPDGDAYIECVRKRATAR; encoded by the coding sequence ATGTTCAATCCCTCCCGCGACGAAGTCCGTCAATTCTTCTGCGGCGCGTGGCGCAAGCACCGCCAGGCAGAAATCCTCACGCCGCTCGAAGCCATGGCGCTCGACTGGATGCTGCAGCATCCCGAATACCAGGACACCCTGGAAGCCGGCGAAGAAGCCCTCGCCCGCGACTACACGCCTGAAAGCGGCCAGAGCAACCCGTTCCTCCACCTGTCGATGCACCTGTCGATCAGCGAGCAGGTGTCAGTGGACCAGCCGCGCGGCATTCGGGCTGCGTATGAAGCTCTTGCCCAGCGGCTCGACTCGCCGCACGAGGCGCAGCATCAGGTGATGGAATGCCTGGGCCAGATGCTGTGGACGGCGCAGCGCACCGGCTTGCCGCCCGACGGCGATGCCTACATCGAATGCGTGCGCAAGCGCGCCACCGCCCGCTGA